The Rana temporaria chromosome 4, aRanTem1.1, whole genome shotgun sequence genome contains a region encoding:
- the C4H2orf50 gene encoding uncharacterized protein C2orf50 homolog, with protein sequence MGSKQIPLRRVTSAGYRMPDRPKTKLTSTSSVTLSHVGTKHSPVLSKKDEEQQTWGDAVRQDHVWREFVEAERRGEKNWHENWSFLKEYDALGNKKEVEKLPEQVAVFSDQVPNTTNQNIGSRMNTDLGKSLIHMDFILTSGNQKKKLGTELLPC encoded by the exons ATGGGCAGCAAACAGATTCCGTTAAGGCGGGTCACTTCAGCCGGGTATAGGATGCCAGACAGACCCAAAACAAAGCTGACATCAACTTCATCCGTGACGCTGAGCCACGTCGGGACCAAACATTCCCCTGTTCTGTCCAAGAAGGATGAGGAGCAGCAAACTTGGGGGGATGCGGTCAGGCAGGACCATGTATGGAGAGAGTTTGTGGAAGCAGAGAGGAGAGGCGAAAAAAATTG GCATGAAAATTGGAGCTTCCTAAAGGAGTATGATGCACTG GGCAATAAAAAAGAAGTCGAAAAGCTACCTGAACAAGTGGCAGTTTTCTCAGACCAAGTGCCCAATACCACCAATCAGAACATTGGGAGCAGAATGAACACAGACCTGGGGAAGAGCCTCATACACATGGATTTCATTCTGACCAgtggaaatcagaagaagaagttgGGAACAGAACTTCTGCCCTGTTAA